The DNA sequence CACCCGTGACCTCCGGGAGAGGGTTACGACGGAGGTGTTGCGGCGTACACCCGGACTGTCCCTTTATAGGTCACGGATGTGACATGCGTCAACAAACTGAACGCCCATCACGGATGTGAACGACTACCCCGTGATGCTCGGTGAGCCCGTCTCGATGTGCCCGCTGAACCGCCGCAGGAACCTCGGGTCGGCGTCGAGCGTGGCCGACAGGTCGTACCAGCCGGACCCGTAGGTGACGGCGTTCCAGTCGTCGGTCACGGTCTGGCCCGCGGCCAGCACATACGTCCAGGGCCCGTCGGTGCGGTAGTGGTTCGCGGTCACCGTGACCTTGACGGCCGTCGTGCCGCCGTTGCGCAGGGTCAGCCGCAGCTTGTGGTCGGCGGTGTAGCCGGCGGTGACGTCGACCCCGGCGCCCGCGCTGTTCGCGTCCCCGGCGAAGACCCAGCGGAACCGGTTCGGGCCGTGGACCGCGACGCCGTACTTGCCGCCGCCGTAGGCCTGGATCCGCCAGGTGTCGCCGACCTGCTTGCCGGCGGCGACGTCGTAGCCCCACGGGCCGTCGGTCTGCCCGTCGTTGCGGTACGCGGTGAGCTGGACGGCCGCCGTGCCCTGGTTGGCGAACGTCGTGGTCAGGATCTGGTGGTCGGCGCTCAGCGACGTCGTCACGAGCGGCTGGTAGGGCAGCGCGCGGGCCGGGCGGGTGCCCGCTTCCTGCGCGGGCGCCTGTTGCTTCCCGGTCGCCGGCGGCGCGGGTTTCGGCAGCTTGCGCTGGGTGTCGTCGGCCTGCTTGCGCAGGGCCGCGGTGTCCGGCAGGAGCGGGATCCGGACGTCGGCCGCGCCGAAGTCGAAGCAGCTCGTCAAGTCGCCGCACAGCGCGCGGCGCCACGCGCTGATGTTCGGCTCGGCGACACCGGTCCAGCGTTCGAGGAACCGGATCACCGACGTGTGGTCGGCGACCTCCGAGCTGACCCAGCCACCGCGGCTCCACGGCGAGATCACCGTCATCGGCACCCGCGCGCCGAGCCCGATCGGCTTGCCGCCGATGTACTCGCCCGCAGTGCCCGGCGGCGCGATCGGCGGCGCGACGTGGTCGAAGAAGCCGTCGTTCTCGTCGTAGTTGATGAGGACCACTGTGGACTCCCAGAGTTTCGGGTTGGCCCACAAGGCGTTCAGCACGGTCTGGGTGTACGCGGCGCCGTCGACCGGACGCGCTTCGGGGTGCTCGCAGTAGCCGTACGGCGCCACGATCCAGGAGACGCGGGGGAGGGAGCCGCTCGCGCAGTCGGCCGTGAACTCCGACAGGACGTGGTCGACGTCCTTGCCCTGGCCCGAATCCGGACCCCAGGTCTTGAACACACTACCCCGTTTGGACAGTTCGCTCGCGTAGTCCTGGTGGTAGGCCTTGAACAGCCAGAGCGGGTTGTCGCCGTAGTCGCCGACGAACGAGCCACCCGCGTCGCCGACCTCCTTGTTCGCGTACACCTTCCACGAAACGCCCTGCTGCTGCAGGCGTTCCGGGTAGGTGGTCCAGCTGAACACGGGCTTGTAGTCGGCCGGGTTGTAGTTCGCCGGGCCGCCGCCGTGGCCGTCGGCGTCGATGGTGCCGGTGAACAGGTAGAGCCGGTTGGGCGTGGTCGGGCCCTGCACCGAGCAGTGGTAGTGGTCGCACAGGGTGAACGCGTCGGCCAGCGCGCGGTGGAACGGGATGTCACCCTGGTCGAAGTAGCCCATGGTCATCTCGCCCTTGGCGGGCACCCACGCGTTGTTCGCGCCGCTCGCGATGGCCCGGTGCTGGTCGTCCCAGCCGTGGCCGAGGTCGCCGAGGTCCTGACCGTCCACCTTGGACGTGTCCACCCGGAACGGCAGCAGGTACTTGCCGTCGGTGCGGCCGGAGTCCGGCTGGTGGAAGACGTCCTGGCCGTTCGGCTGCACGATCGAGGACCGGTCGCCGAAGCCGCGGACGCCCTTCATGGTGCCGTAGTAGTGGTCGAACGAGCGGTTCTCCTGCATCAGGACCACGACGTGCTCGACATCGGACAGGCTGCCGCGCACCCGCGGTTCGGCGAGCGCTTCGGCCATCCCGGGTGGCAGGGCCCCGAGCGCGCCGGCGGCGGCGACACCGCCGAGGAAACTGCGGCGGGTGAGTCCGGAACGACGCGGGTCGGCCATCACAGGAGCCTCCAGGGGGACCTCGGCAGGGGCGTGGTCAGCCTAAGTGATCGAACCTGTTCGGAAATACCTACGTTCGGACGTAATCGCGCATCGAATGTTCATGTTCTGTTCGGTTGGCCGTCCCGTTTTGTGACACTTTCCGGTGACCCGGAGGTGAACCGGCCCGCCACGGGGAATCTCCTCCAGCACAAACCTCTGGCACACAGGGGAATTCCGGGAGGAGAGCACCATGAGGACCCGAATCGCCGCCGTCGCGGCCGCGGCCGCGCTCACCGTTTCCGCGGCCGTCGGCCTGGCCGCCCCGGCTTCGGCCGACCCCGTTCCGGGCAGCTCGAACCAGTTCTACGCCTATTGCTCGGTCGACCTGCTCGGCGTCCCGCTGGGCTGCACGGAGACCGACGCCGCCCACGCGTCGCACGTCTGCGAGTACGTGGCCACCGGCGTCGGCCTCGGGCTGGACTGCATCCTGCGCTGAGCCGCCGCGATTGCCCGAAAGTACCCGGTGGTCCGGACCATCGGGTACTTGTCGGAAAATGTCCGACCGGTTAGCCTTGTTCTTCGCCAGGTACCCGTGGATACTTTGTTGCCATCCACAACAAATAGGGTGCCGGTGAGCCGCCAGCCGTCGCCCGCGGAACGAGAGGGGCGACAACGATGTCGACCGAGAACTCCGCCCGATGGCGGCGGACCGCCCGCCTGCTGGTGGCGCCCGCGGCGCTGCTCGTGGCCGGCGCACTGCTGGCCGCACCGCAGAGCCAGGCCGCGTCGGCCGTTCCCGCCAACCTGCTCGCGAGCTTCAGCGACGACTTCGACGGCCCGGCCGGCGCCGGCGTCGACGGCTCGAAGTGGGGCCACGAGACCGGGGACAACGTCAACAACCACGAACGGCAGTGGTACACCGACGGCACCGCCAACGCGGCGCTCGACGGCCAAGGCCACCTCGTGATCACCGCGAAGAAGGAAAGCAGCGGGAACAACTGCTGGTACGGGCCCTGCGAGTACACCTCGGCGCGGCTCAACAGCTCCGGCAAGTTCGCCGCGTCCTCCGGGCACATCGAAGCCCGGATGAAGCTGCCGCGCGGGCAGGGCATGTGGCCCGCGTTCTGGATGCTCGGCACCGACATCGGCAGCGCCGGCTGGCCCAACTGCGGCGAGATCGACATCATGGAGAACGTCGGGTTCGAGCCGAACACGGTGCACGGCACGATCCACGGCCCCGGCTACTCCGGCTCGGCCGGGATCGGCGCCCCCTACAGCGGGCCGAACTTCTCCGACGACTTCCACACCTACGCGATCGACTGGTCCACGGACAAGATCGTCTGGTCCGTGGACGGGAACGCCTACCAGACCCGCACGCCCGCCGACGTCGGCGGCAACCAGTGGGCGTTCAACCACGAGTTCTTCCTCATCCTCAACCTGGCGGTCGGCGGCTACTGGCCCGGCGACCCCGACGGCAGCACCCAGTTCCCGCAGCAGCTCGTCGTGGACTACGTCCACGTGAGCTGAGCGCGCGGTGCGGGGCGGGCCCTCCGCCGTGCGCGCGGCGGAGGGCCTCCCGCGCCACTTTTGGTACAGAACCAAGACACTTCTGGTTCAGACCTGTCGAACAACCCCGACGGGACGGCGACCTTCTCCGGACAGAGTGATCGGTGTGCGCTCGACCAGCGCACCCCGGCACCCGGAGGAGATCCATGGCCCGCTTTCGCATCCCGCCCGTCGCGGGTGGCTTCGCCGCCGCGGGGGCGGTGGCGCTCGCCGCGACCTGCTGGGTGGTCTTCCCGCCGTCGGTGGCGGGGCAGGCGAGTCCCGCCCGGCCGGCCGTCGAGCTGCCGCTGCCGTGGCCCGCGCAGGGCCAGGCGAGCGCCGAAGTCCAGGGCCTGGGCACCCTCGGCAGCCGCGGAGAGCGGACGCCGGTGCCGATCGCCAGCGTCACGAAGGTGATGACCGCCTACGTGGTGCTCAAGGACCACCCGCTCGCCCCGGGTGACGCCGGGCCGCGGATCACCGTCGACGAGCAGGCCGAAGCCGAGTCGACGTCCGCCGAAGAGTCGACCGCGCCGGTGCGCGCGGGCCGCACCGTCAGCGAACGCGACCTGCTGGCCCTGATGCTCATCCCGTCCGGCAACAACGTCGCCCGCCTGCTGGCCCGGTGGGACGCCGGCAGCCAGGACGCGTTCGTCGCGAAGATGAACCGCGAGGCGAAGGCGCTCGGCATGACCGGCACCACCTACACCGGGGCCAGTGGCGTCGAGGATTCGACGACGAGCACCGCCGAGGACCAGCTGCGGCTCGCCCGCGAGGTGATGAAGGACGACACCGTCCGGGCGATCGTCGCGACCCCGAGTCTCAAGGTCGACGGCGTGCCCGGCACGGTCGTCAACACGAACACCCTGCTCGGCCGCTCCGGCGTGATCGGGCTGAAGACGGGCTCGTCGACCGCGGCCGGCGGGGCCCTGATGTGGGCGGCCCGGTCCTCGAGCGGCGCGCTGATCCTCGGGGTGGTGCTGCACCAGAGCCCCGGCGGGACCCCGTCAGCCGGGCTGCAGGCCGCGCTGGCCACCAGCGAGACGCTCATCGCCGCGATCCAGCGGGAACTCCCGGCGGCGACCCGATGACCGCGGTGACCGAGCCGATCACCGTGCCGCCCGCGCCGGGGCGTCGTCCCGGGCCCTGGCGACGCGGCCGGGTGATCGCGGTGCTCGCCGCGCTGACGGCGGTGCTGCTGCTCGCGCACCCGCTGGTGCCGAACTGGGCGGGCAACGCCGGCTCGCTGCTGGAGACGGTCCTGCCGTGGACCGGGTTGCTCGTGGTCCCACTGCTCGTGGCGGCCTTGATCCGGCGTTCGGCGCTCGCGTTGGTGGCGTTACTGCTGCCCGCGCTCGTCTGGGGGGCGTCGTTCGGCGGGCGGCTGTTCGACAAGCGGGGGAGTGGCGGTGACTTCACGATCGTCTCGCACAACGTGAACGACGAGAACCCGGACCCGGCGGGCACCGCGCGTTCGCTGGCCGCGTCGGGCGCGCAGGTGATCGCCTTGGAGGAGCTGAAGCGGTCCGAGGTGCCGAAGTACGAGGACGCGCTCGCCGCCGCGTACCCGCACCACTCGGTGCAGGGGACCGTCGGGATCTGGAGCACCTACCCGATCCACGACACCGAGCCGGTGGCGATCATGCCGTGGACGCGAGCCCTGCGGACCACAGTGGACAGTCCACAAGGGCCGGTCGCGGTGTACGTGGCGCACCTGCCGTCGGTGCGGGTCCGGGTCGACTCGGGCTTCACGGCGAACAGCCGGGACGCGGCGCTCGGCCTGCTCTCCGACGCTCTGGTGGCCGAAACCGCGCCCCGCAAGGTGCTCGTCGGCGACTTCAACGGG is a window from the Amycolatopsis sp. NBC_00355 genome containing:
- a CDS encoding phosphocholine-specific phospholipase C, yielding MADPRRSGLTRRSFLGGVAAAGALGALPPGMAEALAEPRVRGSLSDVEHVVVLMQENRSFDHYYGTMKGVRGFGDRSSIVQPNGQDVFHQPDSGRTDGKYLLPFRVDTSKVDGQDLGDLGHGWDDQHRAIASGANNAWVPAKGEMTMGYFDQGDIPFHRALADAFTLCDHYHCSVQGPTTPNRLYLFTGTIDADGHGGGPANYNPADYKPVFSWTTYPERLQQQGVSWKVYANKEVGDAGGSFVGDYGDNPLWLFKAYHQDYASELSKRGSVFKTWGPDSGQGKDVDHVLSEFTADCASGSLPRVSWIVAPYGYCEHPEARPVDGAAYTQTVLNALWANPKLWESTVVLINYDENDGFFDHVAPPIAPPGTAGEYIGGKPIGLGARVPMTVISPWSRGGWVSSEVADHTSVIRFLERWTGVAEPNISAWRRALCGDLTSCFDFGAADVRIPLLPDTAALRKQADDTQRKLPKPAPPATGKQQAPAQEAGTRPARALPYQPLVTTSLSADHQILTTTFANQGTAAVQLTAYRNDGQTDGPWGYDVAAGKQVGDTWRIQAYGGGKYGVAVHGPNRFRWVFAGDANSAGAGVDVTAGYTADHKLRLTLRNGGTTAVKVTVTANHYRTDGPWTYVLAAGQTVTDDWNAVTYGSGWYDLSATLDADPRFLRRFSGHIETGSPSITG
- a CDS encoding endonuclease/exonuclease/phosphatase family protein → MTAVTEPITVPPAPGRRPGPWRRGRVIAVLAALTAVLLLAHPLVPNWAGNAGSLLETVLPWTGLLVVPLLVAALIRRSALALVALLLPALVWGASFGGRLFDKRGSGGDFTIVSHNVNDENPDPAGTARSLAASGAQVIALEELKRSEVPKYEDALAAAYPHHSVQGTVGIWSTYPIHDTEPVAIMPWTRALRTTVDSPQGPVAVYVAHLPSVRVRVDSGFTANSRDAALGLLSDALVAETAPRKVLVGDFNGTTDDRALTPITSRMQAAQDEVGDGFGFSWPASLPLARIDQIFVTGVRPVAAWTLPATGSDHLPVAATLTL
- a CDS encoding D-alanyl-D-alanine carboxypeptidase family protein, with amino-acid sequence MARFRIPPVAGGFAAAGAVALAATCWVVFPPSVAGQASPARPAVELPLPWPAQGQASAEVQGLGTLGSRGERTPVPIASVTKVMTAYVVLKDHPLAPGDAGPRITVDEQAEAESTSAEESTAPVRAGRTVSERDLLALMLIPSGNNVARLLARWDAGSQDAFVAKMNREAKALGMTGTTYTGASGVEDSTTSTAEDQLRLAREVMKDDTVRAIVATPSLKVDGVPGTVVNTNTLLGRSGVIGLKTGSSTAAGGALMWAARSSSGALILGVVLHQSPGGTPSAGLQAALATSETLIAAIQRELPAATR